The segment ATTTCTCTAAGGCGGCATCGCGACGAATATCTAATGAGATCGGGTGAAGCAAATAGTTTTGAATGAAGGTGTGGCTACCTAGAGTCCTCACGAGAAAAGAGGACGAAGTCACGCCAAAACTGAGGGCTATATCTTGCTGTTTGTTGCTGTATAGACCACAACCTTCGTACTCGAAAAAAGAATTGACGAACTGCATGTCTTGCCGAACGTAATGGTAGTGATTGATGAACCACAAGTGGTACACCATCAACGTTATCGGCAAGAAGGAGGCGAACGCCACGAGTATCTTTTTTTTGAGCAACCATTGTGAAGGTGACATGGGTGGCTAATCTCATCTTTCGTATGTCGTCAATCAGTCCGTTTTAAGAGAGACCTTCGGTTGGTCGACGGCGCCGTACTTAATGAGCGCTGTCAGCGGGTAAAGGCTGCCACTGAAGGTGACGTAATGCCATTCATCGGTGTTAAGGGAACGGGTCCACCAGCGGCCTGATTCCCGTTGATTCGTGAGCAACCAGTTTAACCCTTTTTGAACGCGAGGATCGCTGGCCGGCACGCCCGCTTCCTGTAGAACGAGCAGAGCGAGTCCCGATTGGTGTCCGTCACTGGCCGAACGCTGTTCGTCAGTCTCGGCATTGAGTCGTTCGGCACGATTCCCTTTTCCCCATTTCTCCGGTTGTGAGAACGAACGAACGGACCAACCGCCATCGTCGTTCTGATGACTCAAGAGAAGTTCAATCAATTCCTTCTGTTTGGCTTCTTCGAGCAAGCCCGGGTATCGGGCCGAACTCCAGAGCAACAGGACGCGACCATAATCGTGAGGGGGTTCGGTCCCACTCATATAGCTTTTGAGTTTTGTAATTCGAGTTTGCAGTTCGGAGTCATCTTTCACTGATTCCAACCAGCCCGGAGCGGTGGCGGTCGCGATCGTTGCGACGGAAGCGATCTGGTAGGGACTCGATTCCAGTGGAGGCCAGCAATCGGCGGAGGTCCAAGTGCCGTTCTCTTCTTCGATCTCGAACATGAACCGTAACGCTTCGTCCGTTTCGGGAGAGAGTTCGCCCGTGACATGTTTATCCCACTCGGCCAGTCCAGCCGCGAGATAAACCACCGTGGCGGCGTTGGCACCGATTCTCAATTCTTTGCGGCTCATCTGTTTGTAATCGGCCAGTTCCGAAACAAAGAAGTCTCGCATTTCAGTTTTCGGTTTGCCCAGCAATTCTGACAGCGAAGGCCGGAGAACCATATACGAGCCGGTTGTATGACAACTGACACATCCATGGCTATTGGTCCAGGCGGTCGCCCCTTGGTCGAGATAGCCGGCCGCTTTCTCCAGCGAAAACTCCTTACGGATTGGTTCATCAGCCGAAGCAGGAGGAATCGTAATGCCTTCGAACTCGTACTGAGGTACTTTCTCTTCTTCCTCTGCAGCACTGGCATTGTTCAGCAGGAAGGGGCAGAAGGTAATCGTCAGCAGCAGACAGAATCGGGGCAAGATCATAAGAAGGGCTTTCCAGATGTGGAACGACGAAAGGATTACTCTCCACGATACGCTTCGCTGAACGAAAGTTCAAACGAAAACGCCCCAGGTTCGTGCGAGAGTCGGTATTCATCAGAACTCGGTCGGGTCTTCGCCGGGTGGATAAACGGTGATGTGTAACCACGTCTCGACGGGGCGAAGCAGGGCGTTGCCTTCTTCCAATCGATACTCAATGGGCGATCCGGCCTGCTCTGGTTTTCCGGAGGCGACATCCCGGTTGCGAGGGACTTCCTCCAGGTACTGAGGAACAAGTTCCTCAAGACGGTCGGGGAAGTGCCCCTGTTCGCGGTGGTACAGGTGCAAGGCGACCATGCAGGTGGCCAGTTCTCGACGTGTATGGTCGCGGTCGGAGGCGATGAGGTATTGACGAATCGCAGGCAGAACGAGGTTGAACGTTCCTTGAGTAAAAGAGAGGCGATGGTAGGCCGAAACGAGATCCTGACTCTCGCTGTCACCGAAGTAGTTGAGATGACATTGCATCGCAGAGGAATTTGGTTCCAGCCAGGCGGATAGATTGAATGAAAAACATTCGTGGTCGAATACTGCTGGACGTTCCCACGTCGGCCGGTCGACAGCGTCGAACCAATTGTTAAAGATTCGATTTAGAACCCG is part of the Polystyrenella longa genome and harbors:
- a CDS encoding prenyltransferase/squalene oxidase repeat-containing protein, giving the protein MILPRFCLLLTITFCPFLLNNASAAEEEEKVPQYEFEGITIPPASADEPIRKEFSLEKAAGYLDQGATAWTNSHGCVSCHTTGSYMVLRPSLSELLGKPKTEMRDFFVSELADYKQMSRKELRIGANAATVVYLAAGLAEWDKHVTGELSPETDEALRFMFEIEEENGTWTSADCWPPLESSPYQIASVATIATATAPGWLESVKDDSELQTRITKLKSYMSGTEPPHDYGRVLLLWSSARYPGLLEEAKQKELIELLLSHQNDDGGWSVRSFSQPEKWGKGNRAERLNAETDEQRSASDGHQSGLALLVLQEAGVPASDPRVQKGLNWLLTNQRESGRWWTRSLNTDEWHYVTFSGSLYPLTALIKYGAVDQPKVSLKTD